The Planctomycetia bacterium nucleotide sequence CGGCATCGAAAGCACCGACGGCGCAGCGCAGTGCATCAAGCTGCTCGGTTCGCCGTCCGACGTTGCCGAGGCCGCGCAACAAGCGGTCGACCTCGCTAAAAAGATGGGAGCCACGGCCTTTTGGTCGACGCTTCCGAACCCGCTTCCTGAGATCGCCAAACTAGTCAATAACAAGCCCGCGTTCAGTCCCACGTTCGGCGACTACGACACGCGTGTTCCTAAGGAGAAGCCGATGAGTGCCGTTGAATCGATCGGACTGTTGGAAACCCAAGGCCTCGTCGCCGCGTTGCACGCGACCGACGACATGTTGAAGAGCGCTTCGGTGAAGCTCGTCGGCAAAGAGAAGATCGGCTCGGCCTACGTGACGATCATGATCAAGGGAGACGTCGCGGCCGTGCAATCGGCGATCGCAACCGGCAAGGCGACGGTCGAACGTCTCGGCGGCAAGTTGATCTTGGCCGACGTCATCGCTCGCCCGCATCCGGACTTGGCCGCGCTGTTGCCTTCGTAAGTGCGTTGAGTTGCCCCATCAGCCGGTACGCGTTAGCGTCCGGTCGACACGCAACGCCCCGCGATCGAATTTGCTCCAAAACCGGGGGCTAACGCCCACCGGCTCATCATCGACGCGGCAGGCGCACGACGAACGTCGCGCCTCGCCGCGTCGCTGCGTTTGCGGCGCCGGCGGTTTGCGGATCGACCGCGATCGTGCCGCCGTGATTCGTGACGATCCGCCATGCCTTCGGCAGGCCCATGCCCAGGCCGCGCCCCGCTTCGCGCCCGCTGTAGAACGGGTCGAACAAATGCTCCCGATGTGCGTCGGGAATTCCCGGGCCGTCGTCGCGCACGAAGAGTTCGAGCCACTCGTCGCTCGGCGCGCGTAGCTCGATCTCGATTTTTCCGCCCGGCCGCATCGCGTTCAGCCCGTTATCGACGATCGCGCGCACGGCCGTTTGGATCTGCTCGCCGTCGACCTCGGCCAGCACCGGCTCACGCGCCCCGACGCGCTCGAGCGTGAGTTCCAGCGTCGCGGCTTTCGCCCGGAGCGTGTCGATCGTGCGATCGATCAACCGTGAAACGTCGCAGGTCGTCGGCCGCGGCCGCGGCGGCCGCGCGAAGAGCATCATGTCGGCGATCATTTCATGCACGCGCAGCGCCTGCATGTGGATGATCGCCAAGTCGCGCCGTCGCTCGGGATCCCGTTCGTCGCGCAGCAATAACTGCGCTCGGCCCGAGATCACGGCGAGCGGATTATTGATTTCGTGCCCCGCGCCGGCGGCGAACTCGGCGAGCGATTCAAGCTTCGCGGCCAAGAGCGCCGCGTCGAAGTCGGGCTCGTTAGAAAGCTTCGCGGTGCTCGGCTTTGAGACGGTATGCTCCGCCCCGGCTTCGGCGGCGCGAACGTCGTCGAGAGCGCGAGGCGATGCATCGTCGGTAGACACGCGTTATCGGCTGGTCGCCGTTTCCATGTCGAGCATGCGGCACATCCGTTCGATCAGCACATCGACTTCGAACGGCTTGTGCAAAAACTCGTTGGCGCCCGCGAGCTTGAGATCGGCGATCTTGTCTTCTTCCACCATGCCGGAGATGCAGATGATCTTCACCTCTTCGGCACCGTGATCCTTCCGCACCCGCTGGCAAACTTCCTTGCCGTTGATGTCGGGCAGCATAACGTCGAGCACGATCAGGTCGGGGCCGTATTCCTTCACCAGCATGCCGGCATCGAAGCCGTTGTTGGCGATGCGGACCTCGAAGCGGCCGTCGCGGGCCAAGACATCGGTGATCAGTTCGACGAGTTCGACATCGTCGTCGACGAGCAGCACCTTGCGCTTGCCGCTCTCGAGGGCATCGGTCGGGATGCCGTTATCCTTCATGAACGAGAACAATTGATCGCGCGGAATGCGACGAAAACGGCTCCCCGGAACTCGGAAGCCTTTGAGTTGTCCGGAATCGAAGCAACGAATAATCGTCTGTTGACTGACCTTACAGATCTTCGCTGCTTCGCCGGTCGTGAATACGGTTTTCATGCGGCCTATACCACCCTTCTCCCTAGCCGTCGTGCGGCTAGTATCAGCGGGACCCTAAGCATCCGATGCTATTTGCAACGCTCCTAGAGTTCCTAATCCTCCGTGTTACGCCATGCGGAACTTAGCTTTAGCACGCGTAGTCCGTAAACCGTTTACTATCCTAACCCTTTGCAATCGTCAGCATCGTCCGTTATTTCCCGGATTGCCGATATTGCCATCTGCAGCGATTATAGGGATGGGATGGATCGCGTCAAGATTAGTCGCATATTCCTAATGCGTTGATAAATAGACACTTACGAGAAATGACTTGACACGACGCGGGATTTCATCGGAAAAAACCGGCGGGCTTACGCCTGATCGCCAAGTTCTCCAGACAAGTGCCGTGCGATGTCGGCAACGGCGAAGTCGCAAACCCCGATACTTCCTATTCGTTCCCCCTCGCTTTAGTTAGCGCCCTTTTAAGAGCTCGGCGAGCGGCATTCCGTTTGCTTGGAGTGAGAGCGTCATTCCCCGTCGCGGTGAAGGCTCCGTCTTCTCCGTCCTTTCGACGCATCCCAAGTAAGGAGTATGAAAATGTCACGCATGATGTCCGATGTCGCGGACGCGGTCCGAACCGCTCCGCATCGCGAAGGTGGTTTAGCGAAGCCGATCGAAGAAATGACTGCGAAGCTTCCTTCCGACACGTTCCTCTGGCTCGCCGCCGGATCGATCCTCGCTTCGTTGGCACTTAAGGCCTCGAATCGCTGCGCCGACGCCAATTTCGTCGGTCAATGGGCTCCGACTTTCTTGCTCCTCGGCGTCTACAACAAGCTCGTCAAACAACTCGGCCACGATAAATACGATCGCGGATAACGATCGAGTTCGCCGACGCTCGCATCGGCGGTAACGCGCAACCATCTCATGAGGGCTCGTCGATCGATCTTCGACGAGTCCTCATTTTTTGCGCTCGTTTCCATTCGCAGAAAACCATCGATAGTTAGTTCGACGAGATTATCTGGTCTATGGCAAAGCTAAGTCCGATTGATCAATCGCCGACCGCCGATGTGCATTTTGGTCACGGCACATGGAACATATGTTCAAAGTAGCAGGCACGTTCCACGTGCCGTAGCCACGTGCGCCGTTCCAGCTAAGTGCAATATCGGGCAACACCTCCCAGGCGAGCGGCCGGTGTGAACCGGCCGTTGGCGTGTTCCGTAACCAAGCCGCTTTGGTTAAATGAAGTCCTCCGTGGCTAACGGCACGTGGAACGTGCCTGCTACTTTATTATCCATCAAGATAAACCCGCACGAGGGCCAAGTCGGCCGGCGTGATGCCGCTGATGCGCGATGCCTGCGCCAGCGACACCGGCCGCACCCGGGTCAGTTTTTCCCTGGCTTCGATGCGCAGATGCTTGATAGCACCGAAGTCGAAGCTCTCCGGGATCCGCTTCTCGGCGAGTCGCTGATTCCGCGCGATCTCCACTTCTTGCCGCGCCACATATCCGGCATATTTCACATCGTTCACGATCTGCTCGGCCGCCTCGGCCGAAATAGCCGCGAGTTCCGGGCAGCGGGCCACGACGTCGGGCCAGGTGATTTCCGGGTGCGTCAGATATTTGCCGAGCAGTTCTTGCTCGACCCGAACCGTTTCGAGAATCTCCATCGCCCGCGCGATCTCGGCGAGTTTCGCCGCTAGCTTGCCGCTTCGCTCGGGATCGCTGAGCCCGACGCGCTCGGCGATCGGCGTGAGCCGGCGATCGGCATTGTCGTGCCGCAGCAGCAGCCGATATTCGGCCCGGCTCGTGAACATCCGATACGGCTCGTCGACGCCGCGCGTCACGAGATCGTCGACCAAGACGCCGATGTAGCCTTCGTCGCGCGAGAGGACCAGCGGCTGGTCTCCCCGTGCGGCCAGCGCCGCGTTCGCGCCGGCAATGAGGCCCTGCGCGCCGGCCTCTTCATAGCCGGTTGTGCCGTTGATCTGGCCGGCCAGATAAAGCCCGCGCACACCCTTCGTTTCCAGGCTCGGGCGCAGCTGATCGGGTGGCGAGAAATCGTATTCCACGGCATAGCCGTAGCGCATGATTTGCGCCTTCTCCAAGCCGGGAATCAAACGAAAGATCCGATCCTGTACATCGCGCGGCAAGCTCGTCGACACGCCGTTCACGTAGACTTCGTGCGTGTGTCTCCCTTCCGGCTCTAAGAACAATTGATGCCGATCTTTGTCTGCGAACCGCACGACCTTATCTTCGATCGACGGGCAATACCTTGGGCCCGACGATTGAATCTGCCCGGAGTACATCGGCGCGCGATGCAGGTTCTCGCGGATGAGTGCGTGGACCGCTTCGTTCGTGTACGTGATGTGACACGGCATCTGCGCCTGTGCGACCTTCTCCGTGACGAACGAGAACGGCCTTGGCTCGTCATCGCCGGGCTGGAGCTCGCAGCGGTCGAAGTCGATCGTCCGGCCGTTGATCCGCGGCGGAGTGCCGGTCTTGAATCGTTCCAACCGCAGGCCGACGCGCAGCAGTGCGCCGCTGATGCCGGTCGTCGTCCCCTCCCCTGCTCTGCCGCCGGGCGTCTGCGCTTCGCCGGTGTGCATCAGGGCCCGGAGAAAAGTCCCCGTCGTGACGACGAGCGCTCCGGCCCGATATTCCGCGCCGCCGCGTACCTTGAGCCCGCGCAGTCGCGGGCCGTCGTCCGTCGCTTCGACGATGAGGTCTTCGACCGTTTCTTGGCGCAGGTCGAGGTTCGGCTGACATTCGACGAGCCGCTTCACTTCGTTCTGATACGCGCGCTTGTCGGCCTGCGCGCGAGGGCTGTGCATCGCCGGCCCTTTGCGCAGGTTCAGCATCCGAAATTGAATGCCGGTCGCGTCGATCACGCGCCCCATGATGCCGCCGAGCGCATCGATCTCGCGCACGATCTGCCCCTTGGCGACGCCGCCGATCGCCGGGTTGCAACTCATC carries:
- a CDS encoding response regulator codes for the protein MKTVFTTGEAAKICKVSQQTIIRCFDSGQLKGFRVPGSRFRRIPRDQLFSFMKDNGIPTDALESGKRKVLLVDDDVELVELITDVLARDGRFEVRIANNGFDAGMLVKEYGPDLIVLDVMLPDINGKEVCQRVRKDHGAEEVKIICISGMVEEDKIADLKLAGANEFLHKPFEVDVLIERMCRMLDMETATSR
- the mnmG gene encoding tRNA uridine-5-carboxymethylaminomethyl(34) synthesis enzyme MnmG, producing MHSSIYEYDVIVIGAGHAGTEAAMAAARLGAKTALLTVSLDTVGQMSCNPAIGGVAKGQIVREIDALGGIMGRVIDATGIQFRMLNLRKGPAMHSPRAQADKRAYQNEVKRLVECQPNLDLRQETVEDLIVEATDDGPRLRGLKVRGGAEYRAGALVVTTGTFLRALMHTGEAQTPGGRAGEGTTTGISGALLRVGLRLERFKTGTPPRINGRTIDFDRCELQPGDDEPRPFSFVTEKVAQAQMPCHITYTNEAVHALIRENLHRAPMYSGQIQSSGPRYCPSIEDKVVRFADKDRHQLFLEPEGRHTHEVYVNGVSTSLPRDVQDRIFRLIPGLEKAQIMRYGYAVEYDFSPPDQLRPSLETKGVRGLYLAGQINGTTGYEEAGAQGLIAGANAALAARGDQPLVLSRDEGYIGVLVDDLVTRGVDEPYRMFTSRAEYRLLLRHDNADRRLTPIAERVGLSDPERSGKLAAKLAEIARAMEILETVRVEQELLGKYLTHPEITWPDVVARCPELAAISAEAAEQIVNDVKYAGYVARQEVEIARNQRLAEKRIPESFDFGAIKHLRIEAREKLTRVRPVSLAQASRISGITPADLALVRVYLDG
- a CDS encoding BMC domain-containing protein gives rise to the protein MNSLALIEISNLSPALLAVDRCLKMTNVRVVGIESTDGAAQCIKLLGSPSDVAEAAQQAVDLAKKMGATAFWSTLPNPLPEIAKLVNNKPAFSPTFGDYDTRVPKEKPMSAVESIGLLETQGLVAALHATDDMLKSASVKLVGKEKIGSAYVTIMIKGDVAAVQSAIATGKATVERLGGKLILADVIARPHPDLAALLPS
- a CDS encoding HAMP domain-containing histidine kinase, encoding MSTDDASPRALDDVRAAEAGAEHTVSKPSTAKLSNEPDFDAALLAAKLESLAEFAAGAGHEINNPLAVISGRAQLLLRDERDPERRRDLAIIHMQALRVHEMIADMMLFARPPRPRPTTCDVSRLIDRTIDTLRAKAATLELTLERVGAREPVLAEVDGEQIQTAVRAIVDNGLNAMRPGGKIEIELRAPSDEWLELFVRDDGPGIPDAHREHLFDPFYSGREAGRGLGMGLPKAWRIVTNHGGTIAVDPQTAGAANAATRRGATFVVRLPRR